In Musa acuminata AAA Group cultivar baxijiao chromosome BXJ2-8, Cavendish_Baxijiao_AAA, whole genome shotgun sequence, one genomic interval encodes:
- the LOC135586638 gene encoding DEAD-box ATP-dependent RNA helicase 28-like, producing the protein MDPEFLFDGASSDEEAGVEERAAQSPWEFASYAESVAEEHARRNTTSIDAKITKALQERAVSLPEDGDGEEAEEEPELSDEILFGDELGKQVNHKSRKADGGNSGARAHSFFASHGASFHANSFLELNLSRPLVRACEALGYQKPTPIQAACIPLALTGRDICGSAMTGSGKTAAFTLPVLERLLFRPKRILAIRVLILTPTRELAAQVHSMIEKLAQFTDIRCCLVVGGLSTKVQEAALRSMPDIVVATPGRIIDHLRNSLSVGLEDLAVVILDEADRLLELGFSAEIQELIRMCPKRRQTMLFSATMTEEVDKLVKLSLNKPVRLEADPSSKRPATLTEEFVRIRRAREINQEAVLLSLCSKTFTQKVIIFSGTKQAAHRLKIIFGLSGMKASELHGNLTQAQRLDALEQFRKQEVDFLIATDVAARGLDIVGVQTVINFACPRDYKSYLHRVGRTARAGREGYAVTFVTDDDRSLLKAIAKKAGSQLKNRIVAERPVAEWSKLVEQMEDQISTVLQEEREERALRKAEMEATKAENMIMHKEVIFSRPKRTWFATEKEKKALAKAAKASLGKDQNGLNEVMSLQEAEDLKLKEKRRREREKNLPRKKRRRLEAAREMLENEDNDEDQETEGGNKKKTRQSLVDLAYKRAKSVKAMKKMHEAGRNLKKTIKYKNKPVQKDQTRKEEMLELFQNDMSDKKQARIGKKSSNVSGQRKSKSSFKSKSRYKRKK; encoded by the exons ATGGATCCCGAGTTCCTATTCGACGGGGCGAGCTCCGACGAGGAGGCGGGGGTTGAAGAGAGGGCGGCCCAGTCCCCGTGGGAGTTCGCCTCTTACGCGGAGTCCGTTGCCGAGGAACACGCCCGCAGGAACACTACCTCCATCGACGCCAAGATCACCAAGGCCCTCCAGGAGCGCGCCGTTTCTCTTCCCGAAGATGGAGACGGtgaagaggcggaggaggagccgGAACTCAGTGACGAGATTCTTTTTGGTGACGAACTTGGGAAACAA GTGAATCATAAATCTCGTAAGGCTGATGGTGGAAATTCGGGTGCGAGGGCTCATTCTTTTTTTGCATCACATGGAGCGTCCTTCCATGCAAATTCTTTCCTCGAATTAAATCTGTCTCGCCCTTTAGTTAGAGCATGTGAAGCCTTGGGATATCAGAAGCCAACACCCATCCAG GCTGCATGCATACCATTAGCATTAACTGGGCGTGATATATGTGGAAGTGCCATGACAGGATCTGGCAAG ACAGCTGCTTTCACTCTCCCTGTATTGGAACGTCTACTTTTCCGCCCAAAGCGTATCCTTGCAATCAGAGTGCTAATTCTAACCCCAACAAGGGAGCTGGCTGCACA GGTTCATAGTATGATTGAGAAACTTGCTCAATTTACAGACATCAGATGTTGCCTTGTTGTTGGTGGGCTTTCAACAAAG GTTCAAGAAGCAGCCTTAAGATCAATGCCTGATATTGTGGTAGCTACTCCAGGGCGAATAATAGATCATTTACGAAATTCGCTTTCGGTTGGACTTGAAGATCTTGCTGTTGTAATCCTTGATGAGGCAGATCGCCTTCTGGAATTAGGTTTTAGCGCTGAAATACAAGAGCTG ATACGGATGTGTCCAAAACGGAGGCAAACTATGTTGTTCTCTGCAACTATGACTGAAGAAGTAGATAAGCTTGTCAAGCTTTCATTGAATAAACCTGTACGACTGGAGGCTGATCCATCTTCCAAGAGACCAGCTACATTAACAGAGGA GTTTGTCAGAATACGTCGTGCACGTGAAATAAACCAGGAAGCAGTTCTTCTTTCACTCTGCTCAAAGACTTTCACTCAGAAAGTGATAATTTTCAG tGGAACGAAACAAGCTGCACATAGGTTGAAAATAATATTTGGTCTGTCTGGAATGAAAGCTTCTGAGCTACATGGAAATCTTACTCAAGCACAACGTCTTGAT GCTTTGGAACAATTTAGAAAGCAAGAAGTGGATTTTCTAATTGCAACTGATGTTGCTGCTCGT GGTCTCGACATAGTTGGTGTTCAGACAGTAATTAATTTTGCTTGCCCTCGTGATTATAAAAG TTATCTTCATCGTGTTGGTCGTACTGCTAGAGCTGGGCGTGAAGGATATGCTGTTACATTTGTCACCGATGACGATCGATCTCTTTTAAAGGCCATT GCAAAGAAAGCCGGCTCACAGCTGAAGAATCGGATTGTTGCAGAAAGACCAGTTGCTGAGTGGTCAAAATTAGTAGAACAAATGGAGGATCAAATTTCTACAGTTCTTCAAGAAGAAAG GGAAGAGAGGGCTTTGAGGAAAGCTGAAATGGAAGCTACAAAG GCAGAAAACATGATCATGCATAAGGAAGTAATATTTTCACGCCCCAAAAGAACCTGGTTTGCAACtgagaaggagaaaaaggctttaGCTAAGGCTGCAAAA GCATCCCTGGGTAAAGATCAAAATGGTCTGAATGAGGTAATGAGTTTACAGGAAGCAGAAGATCTGAAATTGAAGGAGAAAAGGAGGAGGGAGCGAGAG AAAAATCTGCCTCGGAAGAAACGTCGTAGATTGGAAGCAGCTAGAGAGATGTTAGAGAATGAAGATAACGACGAGGATCAG GAAACTGAAggtggaaataaaaaaaagacaagGCAGTCACTTGTTGATCTAGCTTATAAGCGAGCCAAATCAGTGAAAGCCATGAAGAAAATGCATGAAGCTGGGAGGAATTTGAAGAAGACTATCAAGTATAAAAACAAACCTGTTCAAAAGGATCAGACAAGGAAAGAAGAAATGCTCGAGTTATTCCAAAATGATATGAGTGATAAAAAACAAGCACGTATCGGTAAGAAAAGTAGCAATGTTTCAGGGCAGAGAAAATCAAAAAGCTCTTTTAAGAGCAAATCAAG GTACAAGCGCAAGAAGTAG
- the LOC135619201 gene encoding uncharacterized protein LOC135619201 produces the protein MSRCFPYPPPFLEESLIESIKAKKEEREKAKEVERRRVKKETKKGKRREEKRENVEQKSANSQHEGKSKHEEKSPSEQKDLYSQRTSNDAIEQLEGSGLTEEHELLSFTGDKYDSPESSQDSNKRRKLVSSICGHNKHGLGNILRIKLPLRSASSSRVDLEPLQPSLRPPAMQTAGQVVVAKSKEMVHELPEVHEQPSVSGKDAKAAGPSSHLSSGVIRTRTGQRGQFEDLIVNWNPPLSQLESLDVSSEWWHFGDPKRRSTPCTNECEAITVGGSSCGERRISLQQPRACYLPEFDAYQLPYVVPF, from the exons ATGTCGCGGTGTTTCCCGTATCCGCCTCCTTTCTTGGAAGAGTCCCTGATCGAATCCATTAAG GCAAAGAAAGAGGAAAGGGAAAAGGCAAAGGAGGTTGAACGAAGAAGGGTAAAGAAGGAGACTAAGAAAGGGAAaaggagggaggagaagagggaaaaTGTTGAGCAGAAATCCGCGAACTCTCAGCACGAGGGAAAGAGCAAGCATGAAGAGAAGAGCCCGTCCGAACAGAAAGATCTGTACAGCCAAAGGACAAGCAATGATGCCATTGAGCAGTTGGAAGGCAGCGGCCTTACGGAAGAACATGAGCTGCTGAGTTTCACTGGGGACAAGTATGACTCCCCTGAGAGCTCTCAGGACAGCAACAAGAGGAGGAAACTTGTGTCATCCATCTGCGGCCACAATAAGCATGGTCTTG GGAATATCCTTCGTATCAAGTTGCCATTACGGTCTGCATCATCGAGTCGAGTAGATTTAGAGCCATTGCAGCCATCATTGAGGCCACCGGCCATGCAAACAGCAGGACAAGTAGTAGTGGCCAAATCCAAGGAAATGGTTCATGAGCTGCCTGAAGTCCATGAGCAGCCCAGTGTCTCAGGCAAGGACGCGAAAGCAGCTGGGCCTTCTTCACATTTGTCTTCCGGTGTGATTCGGACGAGAACTGGGCAAAGGGGACAGTTTGAAGATTTAATAGTGAATTGGAACCCGCCGCTATCGCAGTTGGAGTCTCTGGATGTCAGCAGCGAGTGGTGGCATTTTGGCGATCCAAAGCGGCGCTCCACTCCCTGTACCAACGAGTGTGAGGCCATCACAGTGGGAGGGTCGAGTTGTGGAGAGCGTAGGATTTCTTTGCAGCAGCCCCGAGCCTGCTACTTGCCCGAGTTCGATGCGTACCAGCTGCCATATGTTGTCCCCTTTTGA